The following are encoded together in the bacterium genome:
- a CDS encoding membrane integrity-associated transporter subunit PqiC produces MTAPSHAALLLLVLASGCLFRAEAPTRWYEPGSPLLAADDDPPPAATGRPLRLRSVRAIPFLRERMAWRTSPVESGLYEQRRWRRMPATYVEEALRAELERTPGIRLTDDAHAPALRVEVLAFDEVLRPRRAALVTVRASLADAGAAGLDRTFSAEEPLADADPAAIADAMGAALGAVVTQVAQATSAALPSRPR; encoded by the coding sequence ATGACCGCACCCTCGCACGCCGCGCTGCTTCTCCTCGTCCTCGCCTCCGGCTGCCTCTTCCGCGCCGAGGCGCCGACGCGCTGGTACGAGCCGGGCTCGCCCCTGCTCGCGGCGGACGACGATCCGCCGCCCGCCGCCACCGGCCGGCCGCTGCGCCTGCGCAGCGTGCGGGCGATCCCGTTCCTGCGCGAGCGCATGGCCTGGCGCACCTCGCCGGTCGAGTCCGGGCTCTACGAGCAGCGGCGCTGGCGACGCATGCCGGCCACCTACGTCGAGGAGGCCCTGCGCGCGGAGCTGGAACGCACGCCCGGTATCCGTCTCACCGACGACGCCCACGCACCCGCGCTGCGAGTCGAGGTACTCGCGTTCGACGAGGTGCTGCGGCCCCGCCGTGCCGCGCTGGTCACGGTGCGCGCATCCCTGGCGGACGCGGGCGCCGCCGGGCTCGATCGCACGTTCAGCGCCGAGGAGCCGTTGGCCGACGCGGACCCGGCGGCGATCGCCGACGCGATGGGCGCGGCGCTGGGCGCCGTCGTGACGCAGGTCGCACAGGCCACCTCCGCCGCGCTGCCGTCGCGCCCGCGCTGA
- a CDS encoding MCE family protein, whose protein sequence is MAGTATNHWKLGLFVVVTVATLVGVVFWLGARRLDRDAFPVVTYFDESVQGLEVGSPVKFRGVTLGNVTDITVAPDHRHVQVTADIYVDVLARLGLRARAPEPDEQFLDPNLRVRLASAGITGVRFLQTDFVDPAKFPPPQLSFPVPPNYVPSAESTLKSLETSVTEILDRFPALEEQAGVALADLRKTLGAIDGLATQLQSGDGAFQQLLVRLAHAADRLEGAITGARLGETTTALRGASTSVGTAADSVGSAADGIGDARDELRASLVALRETLDAVRTLADSLERDPSRLLRGVPADAAPSSTRRP, encoded by the coding sequence ATGGCGGGCACCGCCACCAACCACTGGAAGCTCGGCCTCTTCGTCGTCGTCACGGTGGCGACGCTCGTGGGGGTCGTCTTCTGGCTCGGCGCACGCCGCCTCGATCGCGACGCCTTCCCGGTCGTCACCTACTTCGACGAGTCGGTGCAGGGGCTCGAGGTCGGCTCGCCGGTGAAGTTCCGCGGCGTCACGCTGGGCAACGTCACCGACATCACGGTGGCGCCCGACCACCGCCACGTGCAGGTCACCGCCGACATCTACGTCGACGTCCTCGCGCGCCTCGGCCTGCGCGCCCGCGCGCCGGAGCCGGACGAGCAGTTCCTCGACCCGAACCTGCGCGTGCGGCTGGCGTCGGCGGGCATCACCGGCGTGCGCTTCCTGCAGACCGACTTCGTCGATCCGGCCAAGTTCCCGCCGCCCCAGCTCTCCTTCCCCGTACCGCCGAACTACGTCCCCTCGGCGGAGTCGACGCTGAAGAGCCTCGAGACCTCGGTGACGGAGATCCTCGACCGCTTCCCGGCGCTCGAGGAGCAGGCCGGCGTCGCTCTGGCGGACCTGCGCAAGACGCTGGGCGCGATCGACGGCCTCGCCACCCAGCTGCAGTCGGGCGACGGCGCGTTCCAGCAGCTCCTCGTCCGCCTGGCGCACGCGGCGGATCGGCTCGAGGGCGCGATCACCGGCGCGCGTCTCGGCGAGACGACGACGGCGCTGCGCGGCGCCTCGACCAGCGTCGGCACGGCGGCCGACAGCGTCGGCTCGGCCGCCGACGGCATCGGCGACGCCCGCGACGAGCTGCGCGCGAGCCTCGTGGCGCTGCGCGAGACGCTCGACGCCGTCCGCACCCTGGCCGACTCGCTCGAGCGCGATCCGAGCCGGCTCCTGCGCGGCGTGCCCGCCGACGCCGCGCCCAGCTCGACGAGGCGTCCATGA
- a CDS encoding ATP-binding cassette domain-containing protein — translation MPSDADVPIIDARGVAVGYGETVILESLDFTVSPGTVFAILGGSGSGKSTLLRALIGLDPILAGTLLVDGAPPAQSDDLPRYGVLFQSAALFGSMTLAQNVGLPLRRWTGLDADAVDTVVRAKLRLVGLEGFENHLPAEISGGMKKRAGIARALALDPPLLFLDEPSAGLDPISAVELDELILTLNRALGMTTVIVTHELPSIFAIVRDCILVDHGTRGIIARGNPAELRDHADDPQVRAFLNRKPRTAA, via the coding sequence ATGCCTTCGGACGCTGACGTCCCGATCATCGACGCGCGCGGCGTCGCCGTCGGCTACGGCGAGACGGTGATCCTCGAGAGCCTCGACTTCACCGTGTCGCCGGGCACGGTCTTCGCGATCCTCGGCGGCAGCGGCAGCGGCAAGTCGACGCTGCTGCGCGCCCTCATCGGCCTCGACCCGATCCTCGCCGGCACGCTCCTCGTCGATGGCGCGCCGCCGGCGCAGTCCGACGATCTGCCGCGCTACGGCGTCCTCTTCCAGTCGGCGGCGCTGTTCGGCTCGATGACGCTGGCGCAGAACGTCGGCCTGCCGCTGCGCCGCTGGACCGGCCTCGACGCCGACGCCGTCGACACGGTCGTCCGCGCCAAGCTGCGGCTGGTCGGCCTCGAGGGCTTCGAGAACCACCTGCCCGCCGAGATCTCGGGCGGCATGAAGAAGCGCGCCGGCATCGCCCGCGCGCTGGCGCTCGACCCGCCGCTGCTCTTCCTCGACGAGCCGTCGGCCGGCCTCGACCCGATCAGCGCCGTCGAGCTGGACGAGCTCATCTTGACCCTGAACCGGGCGCTGGGCATGACCACCGTCATCGTCACGCACGAGCTGCCCAGCATCTTCGCGATCGTTCGCGACTGCATCCTCGTCGATCACGGGACGCGCGGCATCATCGCACGCGGCAATCCCGCCGAGCTGCGCGACCATGCCGACGACCCGCAGGTACGCGCCTTCCTCAACCGCAAGCCCCGGACCGCGGCCTGA
- a CDS encoding MlaE family lipid ABC transporter permease subunit, with protein sequence MTETEGPGYRVERVLAGDGTTELRFHGALRFRQCFPSWQRVQHLARPVAPRMRFDLAGVDHLDGAATALLLDLQGDLAGDGATTAIVGATGSVRAMLDLYGSHPPRASLHVAPTHIGILDQIGRETLSTVREAGVLDFVGDFAVATAEAVRAPRTVSWADVPRLMERAGADGVPIVLMINFLVGVVTAFQAAIQLTQFGADIFVADLVGLSVTRELAPLMTAIIVAGRSGAAFAAELGTMRVSEEIDALHTLGLDPYRFLVFPRVLALVLVLPLLAVLGDVVGIAGGLLVSLLSLDLTANAYLIETAKAVELWDVTSGLIKTGLFGVAVALIACQRGLATRGGADGVGRATTSAVVTSLFAIVMIDAIFTVVAHAFGR encoded by the coding sequence GTGACCGAGACCGAGGGGCCGGGCTATCGCGTCGAGCGCGTGCTGGCCGGCGACGGCACGACCGAGCTGCGCTTCCACGGCGCCCTGCGCTTCCGGCAGTGCTTCCCGTCCTGGCAGCGGGTGCAGCACCTCGCGCGCCCGGTCGCGCCGCGGATGCGCTTCGACCTCGCCGGCGTCGATCATCTCGACGGCGCCGCGACGGCGCTCCTCCTCGACCTCCAGGGCGACCTCGCCGGCGACGGCGCGACCACGGCGATCGTCGGCGCGACCGGCTCGGTGCGGGCGATGCTCGATCTGTACGGCTCGCATCCGCCGCGCGCGAGCCTGCACGTCGCGCCGACGCACATCGGCATCCTCGATCAGATCGGGCGCGAGACGCTGTCGACGGTGCGCGAGGCCGGCGTGCTCGACTTCGTCGGCGACTTCGCGGTGGCAACCGCCGAGGCCGTGCGCGCCCCGCGCACCGTCAGCTGGGCCGACGTGCCGCGTCTGATGGAGCGCGCCGGTGCCGACGGCGTACCCATCGTCCTCATGATCAACTTCCTCGTCGGCGTCGTCACCGCGTTCCAGGCGGCGATCCAGCTGACGCAGTTCGGCGCCGACATCTTCGTCGCCGACCTGGTCGGCCTGTCGGTGACACGCGAGCTGGCGCCGCTCATGACCGCCATCATCGTGGCCGGACGCTCCGGCGCCGCCTTCGCCGCGGAGCTCGGCACCATGCGCGTCTCGGAGGAGATCGACGCCCTCCACACGCTCGGTCTCGACCCGTACCGCTTCCTCGTCTTCCCGCGCGTGCTGGCGCTCGTGCTGGTGCTGCCGCTGCTCGCCGTCCTCGGCGACGTGGTGGGCATCGCCGGCGGGCTCCTGGTCTCGCTGCTCTCGCTCGACCTCACCGCCAACGCCTACCTCATCGAGACGGCCAAGGCCGTGGAGCTATGGGACGTCACCTCCGGGCTCATCAAGACCGGCCTGTTCGGCGTCGCAGTCGCGCTGATCGCCTGCCAGCGCGGGCTCGCCACGCGCGGCGGCGCCGACGGCGTCGGGCGCGCGACGACGTCGGCGGTGGTGACCAGCCTGTTCGCGATCGTGATGATCGACGCGATCTTCACCGTGGTGGCGCATGCCTTCGGACGCTGA
- a CDS encoding right-handed parallel beta-helix repeat-containing protein has product MRDATTARVRGGMLGAVLVLGLAHAAHAAEYWVKNGGSDAANGLSPGTAWATLVHAAAAVGPGDTVRVLDGAYRGFYLDTSGTPGNPITFRAEGPNVRIVQDNPRTPDGINLEGASWVVIDGFVVNDRSRTGIRAVEASHVTIRNNSLGSNYKWGILTGHVDDVLIEHNEAYGAADEHGIYVSNACDRPVVRYNVVHHNVGNGLHFNGDASFGGDGIVENALVEGNVIYENGFPKGGSGINMDGGVNGVIRNNLLYANHASGISLYRIDAAAPSTGNLVVNNTIIQASDARWAINIRDGSTGNTVRNNILWNAHAFRGVIAIDAASRPGFTSDYNSVMSRLSLDGGGSVVSLAAWQAQGYDAHSFVATPADHFLVPGSDWHLRPTSPAVDAGTLAGAPATDLDGAPRPVGAGVDLGAYELQLLTCGDGNVDPGEQCGEPTMGSCADPCTTCVGCTCAQLPPTCGDGLVCGSEACEQDADCGDGRVCSGCQCIDAALCTSGTPLVRPKLVLAASPMKLTLKADATIPQPFTGVNPPANGVRLVVDSTTGPGGLEVAVPAGPLWKTNGAGTVWTYADRHGTAGGITKLVVQNRSAKTPGLLRVTAKGKGGSVTLPHAASTRAALVLGSASECAAYVWNGPTSPRPRCNATSARTVCK; this is encoded by the coding sequence ATGCGGGACGCGACCACGGCCCGCGTGCGCGGGGGGATGCTGGGGGCGGTCCTCGTCCTCGGGCTGGCGCACGCGGCTCACGCGGCGGAGTACTGGGTCAAGAACGGCGGCAGCGACGCCGCGAACGGGCTCTCGCCGGGCACGGCATGGGCGACGCTGGTGCACGCCGCCGCCGCCGTCGGCCCCGGCGATACGGTGCGCGTGCTCGACGGCGCCTACCGCGGCTTCTACCTCGACACCTCGGGCACGCCCGGCAACCCGATCACGTTCAGGGCCGAGGGCCCGAACGTTCGCATCGTGCAGGACAACCCGCGTACGCCCGACGGCATCAACCTCGAGGGCGCGTCGTGGGTCGTCATCGACGGCTTCGTCGTGAACGACCGCTCGCGCACCGGCATCCGCGCCGTCGAGGCGTCGCACGTGACGATCCGCAACAACTCGCTCGGCTCGAACTACAAGTGGGGCATCCTGACGGGCCACGTCGACGACGTGCTGATCGAGCACAACGAGGCGTACGGCGCCGCGGACGAGCACGGCATCTACGTCTCGAACGCCTGCGACCGGCCGGTCGTGCGCTACAACGTCGTGCACCACAACGTCGGCAACGGCCTGCACTTCAACGGCGACGCGAGCTTCGGCGGCGACGGCATCGTCGAGAACGCGCTCGTCGAAGGCAACGTCATCTACGAGAACGGGTTCCCGAAGGGCGGGTCCGGCATCAACATGGACGGCGGCGTGAACGGCGTCATCCGCAACAATCTACTCTACGCCAACCACGCCAGCGGCATCAGCCTCTACCGCATCGACGCCGCCGCACCGTCGACCGGCAACCTGGTCGTCAACAACACCATCATCCAGGCGTCGGACGCGCGCTGGGCGATCAACATCCGCGACGGCTCGACCGGCAACACCGTACGCAACAACATCCTGTGGAACGCGCATGCCTTCCGCGGCGTGATCGCGATCGACGCCGCCAGCCGGCCGGGTTTCACGTCGGACTACAACAGCGTCATGAGCCGCCTCAGCCTCGACGGTGGCGGCAGCGTCGTCTCGCTCGCCGCCTGGCAGGCGCAGGGCTACGATGCCCACAGCTTCGTCGCCACGCCGGCCGACCACTTCCTCGTGCCGGGGAGCGACTGGCACCTGCGGCCGACCAGCCCCGCGGTCGACGCCGGCACGCTGGCGGGCGCGCCGGCGACGGATCTCGACGGCGCCCCGCGCCCGGTCGGCGCCGGCGTCGACCTCGGCGCGTACGAGCTGCAGCTCCTCACCTGCGGCGACGGCAACGTCGACCCCGGCGAGCAGTGCGGCGAGCCGACGATGGGCAGCTGCGCCGATCCGTGCACGACCTGCGTCGGCTGCACCTGCGCCCAGCTCCCGCCCACCTGCGGCGACGGCCTCGTCTGCGGCAGCGAGGCGTGCGAGCAGGACGCCGACTGCGGCGACGGCCGGGTCTGCAGCGGCTGCCAGTGCATCGACGCCGCGCTCTGCACGAGCGGCACCCCGCTCGTCCGCCCGAAGCTCGTCCTCGCCGCGTCGCCGATGAAGCTCACGCTGAAGGCCGACGCGACCATTCCCCAGCCCTTCACCGGCGTGAACCCGCCCGCGAACGGCGTGCGTCTCGTCGTCGACTCGACGACCGGCCCCGGCGGCCTCGAGGTCGCCGTCCCCGCCGGTCCGCTCTGGAAGACGAACGGCGCCGGCACCGTCTGGACCTACGCCGATCGCCACGGCACCGCCGGCGGCATCACGAAGCTCGTGGTCCAGAACCGCTCCGCCAAGACCCCGGGCCTGCTCCGCGTCACCGCCAAGGGCAAAGGCGGCTCCGTGACGTTGCCGCATGCCGCCTCGACCCGCGCCGCCCTCGTTCTCGGCAGCGCGAGCGAGTGCGCGGCATACGTCTGGAACGGCCCGACGAGCCCACGCCCCCGCTGCAACGCCACCTCGGCGCGCACGGTCTGCAAGTAG
- a CDS encoding epoxide hydrolase codes for MDLTPFRIAVPDATLADLRERLARTRFPDELTDVGWDYGTPLALMRDLVAYWRDQYDWRSQEAALNLFPQWKAQVDDLGIHFLHVKGKGPKPFPLVITHSWPGSVAEFTRIIPLLTDPGAYGGDPADAFDVVAPSMPGYGFSDHARTRGMDAERIAALWAKLMQGLGYARFGAHGGDWGSIVSTHLGAYHADVVAGIHLNMVVAFPPDPANPIDGLTQEEVVEIMPMEQWLQEEAGYQRIQGTKPQTLGYALNDSPAGLAAWIVEKFRAWSDCDGDVLERFSWDDLLTNVMLYWVPQTATSSARLYYEMRHAGKFPPQGFRVAVPTACAIFPKEMFKPPRKWVEQLYDVARWTRFDRGGHFAAMEEPELLAEDVRAFFRGLR; via the coding sequence ATGGACCTGACGCCGTTCCGGATCGCCGTGCCCGACGCGACCCTCGCCGATCTCCGCGAGCGTCTCGCGCGCACCCGTTTCCCCGACGAGCTCACCGACGTCGGGTGGGACTACGGCACGCCGCTCGCGCTCATGCGCGACCTCGTCGCCTACTGGCGCGACCAGTACGACTGGCGGTCGCAGGAGGCGGCGCTGAACCTGTTCCCGCAGTGGAAGGCGCAGGTCGACGACCTCGGCATCCACTTCCTCCACGTGAAGGGCAAGGGGCCGAAGCCGTTCCCGCTCGTGATCACGCATAGCTGGCCCGGCTCGGTCGCTGAGTTCACGCGCATCATCCCGCTGCTGACCGATCCGGGCGCGTACGGCGGCGACCCGGCCGACGCCTTCGACGTCGTCGCGCCGTCGATGCCGGGCTACGGCTTCTCCGACCACGCCCGCACGCGCGGCATGGACGCCGAGCGCATCGCCGCGCTCTGGGCGAAGCTCATGCAGGGTCTCGGCTACGCCCGCTTCGGCGCCCACGGCGGCGACTGGGGCTCGATCGTGAGCACGCACCTCGGCGCCTACCACGCCGACGTGGTCGCCGGCATCCATCTCAACATGGTGGTGGCGTTTCCGCCCGACCCCGCCAACCCGATCGACGGCCTCACCCAGGAGGAGGTCGTCGAGATCATGCCGATGGAGCAGTGGCTCCAAGAGGAGGCCGGCTACCAGCGCATCCAGGGCACGAAGCCCCAGACCCTCGGCTACGCCCTCAACGACTCGCCCGCCGGTCTCGCCGCCTGGATCGTCGAGAAGTTCCGCGCCTGGAGCGACTGCGACGGCGACGTCCTCGAGCGCTTCTCGTGGGACGACCTGCTCACCAACGTCATGCTCTACTGGGTCCCCCAGACGGCGACGTCGTCGGCGCGTCTCTACTACGAGATGAGGCACGCGGGAAAATTCCCCCCCCAGGGCTTCCGCGTCGCCGTCCCCACCGCCTGCGCCATCTTCCCGAAGGAGATGTTCAAGCCGCCGCGCAAATGGGTGGAGCAACTGTATGACGTCGCCCGCTGGACCCGTTTCGACCGCGGCGGCCACTTCGCGGCGATGGAGGAGCCGGAGCTGCTGGCGGAGGACGTGCGGGCGTTCTTCCGCGGGCTGCGCTAG
- a CDS encoding helix-turn-helix transcriptional regulator, producing the protein MATPGDAAPLLTELAYEAPDHPEGWTCFLGRLGEVLRGVLPGVFVHEIATDRPRLAETRDHDPTWKTAYEEHYARLDLRRRRIRTLPADTSFVGSALVPDAALESSEFYADFLRPQGLFHLAGGVALRTPDELGVIRVVRPRHAPPFDADDVALLDAILPHVGRALDLQRRLDTAEARRDERLHVLDCLPGGVLLIDTTGRLHAANAVAEALLASRDGLVLENGRVRTLDATDHGHLQALIAVAAPTGATARTPPHALPIRRRTGERTLVLVVAPLRGALLRGTSANASVVIFVNDLAATPAGDPTALEAHLGLSPAEARLTLALARGATVAEAARTLGVTEHTARTQLKRALARTQTRRQAELVRLAITSPALLGPRRR; encoded by the coding sequence ATGGCCACGCCTGGCGACGCTGCCCCGCTGCTGACCGAGCTCGCCTACGAGGCCCCGGACCATCCCGAGGGTTGGACCTGCTTCCTCGGCCGGCTCGGCGAAGTGCTGCGCGGCGTCCTGCCCGGCGTCTTCGTACACGAGATCGCCACCGACCGGCCGCGCCTCGCCGAGACGCGAGACCACGATCCCACCTGGAAAACCGCCTACGAGGAGCACTACGCGCGCCTCGATCTGCGCCGCCGGCGGATCCGCACCCTGCCCGCCGACACGAGCTTCGTCGGCAGCGCGCTGGTGCCCGACGCCGCTCTCGAGTCGTCGGAGTTCTACGCCGACTTCCTGCGCCCGCAGGGCCTCTTCCACCTCGCCGGCGGGGTCGCGCTGCGCACCCCCGACGAGCTCGGCGTGATCCGTGTCGTCCGCCCGCGCCACGCGCCCCCGTTCGACGCCGACGACGTGGCCCTGCTCGACGCGATCCTGCCGCACGTCGGCCGCGCCCTCGACCTGCAGCGCCGCCTCGACACCGCCGAGGCCCGGCGCGACGAGCGGCTCCACGTCCTCGACTGCCTCCCGGGCGGCGTCCTCCTCATCGACACGACGGGCCGCCTCCACGCCGCCAACGCCGTCGCCGAAGCCCTGCTCGCGTCGCGCGACGGCCTCGTCCTCGAGAACGGCCGCGTCCGCACCCTCGACGCCACCGACCACGGCCATCTCCAGGCCCTGATCGCCGTCGCTGCCCCGACGGGCGCCACCGCCCGCACACCTCCCCACGCCCTCCCTATCCGCCGCCGCACCGGCGAGCGCACCCTCGTCCTCGTGGTCGCGCCGCTCCGCGGCGCGCTCCTCCGCGGCACCTCGGCGAACGCCAGCGTCGTGATCTTCGTGAACGACCTCGCCGCCACCCCCGCCGGCGACCCGACCGCCCTCGAAGCCCACCTCGGCCTCTCCCCGGCCGAAGCCCGCCTGACGCTCGCCCTCGCCCGCGGCGCCACCGTCGCCGAAGCCGCCAGAACGCTCGGCGTCACGGAGCACACCGCGCGCACCCAGCTGAAGCGCGCACTGGCCCGGACGCAGACCCGGCGGCAGGCGGAGCTGGTGCGACTGGCGATCACGTCGCCGGCGCTGCTGGGGCCGCGGCGCCGGTAA
- a CDS encoding carbamoyltransferase, with the protein MILGLSAYYHDAAACLVRDGEIVAAAQEERFTRKKHDAGFPTHAVAYCLREAGIAASDLDYVGFYDKPLLKFERLLEQYLGVAPRGFRQFVTAMPVWLKDKLFTRSLIRKEGVLEGFEGDVMFTEHHESHAASAFYPSPFLEAAVLTMDGVGEWATSSWGVGRGRELDIHAELHYPHSLGLLYSAFTYYTGFKVNSGEYKVMGLAPYGEPRYVDLILGTLVDLKDDGSFKLDMRYFDYLAGFTMTSPAFDELFQGAPRKPESPLTQREMDLAASVQVVTEEVMLRMARHVQRETGMRNLCLAGGVALNCVGNGRLLREGPFERLWIQPAAGDAGGALGVALAIHHKVLGQDRRVRSEGDSMHGSYLGPQFSDAEIEAVLREVGAVFERAPDETALVAHTAALLADEKVVGWVQGRMEFGPRALGGRSILGDPRSPKMQSVMNLKIKYRESFRPFAPSVLRERVAEWFELDVDSPYMLLVAGVRPEHRVAMTPEQEKLFGIEKLNVPRSTIPAVTHIDHSARIQTVHRETNPRYHALLAAFAERTGCPVLVNTSFNVRGEPIVCTPRDAYRCFMRTEMDYLVLGSYVIEKARQPPLPDDEDWRRKYELD; encoded by the coding sequence CTGATCCTCGGCCTGTCCGCCTACTACCACGACGCCGCGGCGTGCCTCGTCCGCGACGGCGAGATCGTCGCCGCCGCCCAGGAGGAGCGCTTCACCCGCAAGAAGCACGACGCCGGCTTCCCGACGCACGCCGTCGCCTACTGCCTGCGCGAGGCCGGCATCGCGGCGAGCGACCTCGACTACGTCGGCTTCTACGACAAGCCGCTGCTCAAGTTCGAGCGCCTCCTCGAGCAGTACCTCGGCGTCGCGCCGCGCGGCTTCCGCCAGTTCGTGACGGCGATGCCCGTGTGGCTGAAGGACAAGCTCTTCACGCGCTCGCTGATCCGCAAGGAGGGCGTGCTCGAGGGCTTCGAGGGCGACGTGATGTTCACCGAGCATCACGAGTCGCACGCCGCCAGCGCCTTCTATCCGTCGCCGTTCCTCGAGGCGGCGGTGCTGACGATGGACGGCGTGGGCGAGTGGGCGACGTCGTCGTGGGGCGTCGGACGCGGCCGCGAGCTCGACATCCACGCCGAGCTGCACTACCCGCACTCGCTCGGCCTGCTCTACTCCGCGTTCACGTACTACACCGGCTTCAAGGTGAACTCGGGCGAGTACAAGGTGATGGGCCTCGCCCCCTACGGCGAGCCGCGCTACGTCGACCTGATCCTCGGCACCCTCGTCGACCTGAAGGACGACGGCTCCTTCAAGCTCGACATGCGCTACTTCGACTACCTCGCGGGTTTCACCATGACGTCGCCCGCGTTCGACGAGCTGTTCCAGGGCGCGCCGCGCAAGCCCGAGTCGCCGCTCACCCAGCGCGAGATGGACCTCGCGGCGTCGGTGCAGGTCGTCACCGAGGAGGTCATGCTGCGCATGGCGCGGCACGTCCAGCGCGAGACCGGGATGCGCAACCTCTGCCTCGCCGGCGGCGTGGCGCTCAACTGCGTCGGCAACGGGCGGCTGCTGCGCGAGGGGCCGTTCGAGCGGCTGTGGATCCAGCCCGCGGCCGGCGACGCGGGCGGTGCGCTCGGCGTCGCGCTCGCGATCCACCACAAGGTGCTCGGCCAGGACCGTCGCGTGCGCTCCGAAGGCGACTCGATGCACGGCTCGTACCTCGGCCCGCAGTTCTCGGACGCCGAGATCGAGGCGGTGCTGCGCGAGGTCGGCGCGGTGTTCGAGCGCGCGCCCGACGAGACGGCGCTCGTCGCGCACACCGCCGCGCTCCTCGCCGACGAGAAGGTCGTCGGCTGGGTGCAGGGCCGAATGGAGTTCGGGCCGCGCGCGCTCGGCGGCCGCAGCATCCTCGGCGACCCGCGCTCACCGAAGATGCAGTCGGTGATGAACCTCAAGATCAAGTACCGCGAGAGCTTCCGCCCCTTCGCGCCGAGCGTGCTGCGCGAGCGCGTCGCGGAGTGGTTCGAGCTCGACGTCGACTCGCCCTACATGCTGCTCGTCGCCGGCGTCCGCCCCGAGCACCGCGTCGCGATGACGCCCGAGCAGGAGAAGCTCTTCGGCATCGAGAAGCTCAACGTCCCGCGCTCGACGATCCCCGCGGTGACGCACATCGACCACTCGGCGCGCATCCAGACCGTCCATCGCGAGACCAACCCGCGCTATCACGCGCTGCTGGCGGCGTTCGCCGAGCGGACGGGCTGCCCCGTCCTCGTCAACACGAGCTTCAACGTGCGCGGCGAGCCCATCGTCTGCACGCCGCGGGACGCCTACCGCTGCTTCATGCGGACGGAAATGGACTACCTGGTCCTGGGCTCGTACGTGATCGAGAAGGCGCGCCAGCCGCCGCTGCCGGACGACGAGGACTGGCGCCGGAAGTACGAGCTGGACTGA